A region of Haloplanus sp. XH21 DNA encodes the following proteins:
- a CDS encoding DUF2240 family protein yields the protein MSLEVAVAAPFRDRGQSRLGEGEFVVALSLDRDWFTPDQAKRLVDVAAGRGLVSRDDDALVAEFDPASVTIPDGFTPDESVLREQSTFERVLSALVEDGVEKQEAVAAINERQRELGVTIEAAAVVYARGRGVDVDGTADRALAELEPAVDEER from the coding sequence ATGAGCCTCGAGGTGGCCGTCGCCGCACCCTTCCGCGACCGGGGACAGTCCCGACTCGGCGAAGGGGAGTTCGTGGTCGCCCTCTCGCTGGACCGCGACTGGTTCACGCCCGACCAGGCCAAACGCCTCGTCGACGTGGCGGCCGGGCGCGGTCTGGTCTCCCGCGACGACGACGCCCTCGTCGCGGAGTTCGACCCCGCGAGCGTCACCATCCCCGACGGGTTCACGCCCGACGAATCCGTCCTGCGCGAGCAGTCCACGTTCGAGCGCGTCCTCTCCGCGCTCGTCGAGGACGGCGTCGAGAAACAGGAGGCGGTCGCAGCGATCAACGAGCGCCAGCGCGAACTCGGCGTCACCATCGAAGCCGCCGCCGTCGTCTACGCCCGCGGCCGCGGCGTCGACGTCGACGGCACCGCCGACCGAGCCCTCGCGGAACTCGAACCCGCCGTCGACGAGGAGCGTTGA
- a CDS encoding FKBP-type peptidyl-prolyl cis-trans isomerase has protein sequence MAIATGDSVTIAYTGRLDDGTVFDTTDESTAEEAGLLDQQPDREFEPLTVTVGEGNLIEGLESALLGLEEGDSETITVPPEEAYGEATGDSVREFDAEDFEGMVGQEPVEGMEVRAQGGAVGTVVEIDGDVVRVDFEHPLAGETLTFDVDVLNVE, from the coding sequence ATGGCGATTGCTACTGGTGACTCCGTCACCATCGCGTACACCGGTCGGCTCGACGATGGCACCGTCTTCGACACCACCGACGAATCCACCGCGGAGGAAGCCGGCCTGCTCGACCAGCAGCCGGATCGCGAGTTCGAACCGCTCACGGTGACCGTCGGCGAGGGGAACCTCATCGAGGGGCTCGAATCGGCCCTGCTCGGCCTCGAAGAGGGCGACTCCGAGACGATCACGGTCCCGCCCGAGGAGGCCTACGGCGAAGCGACTGGCGACAGCGTCCGCGAGTTCGACGCCGAGGACTTCGAAGGCATGGTCGGGCAGGAGCCGGTCGAAGGGATGGAAGTGCGGGCCCAGGGCGGCGCCGTCGGAACCGTCGTCGAAATCGACGGAGACGTCGTGCGCGTCGACTTCGAACATCCGCTGGCCGGCGAGACGCTGACGTTCGACGTGGACGTGCTGAACGTCGAGTAA
- the mutL gene encoding DNA mismatch repair endonuclease MutL yields the protein MSETPTIHALDDATVRRIAAGEVVERPASVVKELVENSLDADASRITVAVDGGGTDGIRVRDDGVGMTDADLERAVEEHTTSKITDSDDLDGGVGTLGFRGEALHTIGAVSRLTIRSRPRDGGRGHELTVDGGDAGDVTPSGCPPGTAVEVEDLFYNTPARKKFLKTEATEFDHVNRVVTQYALANPDVAMALEHDGREVFATEGSGDLESTVLAVYGREVASSMVAVEGDPTDAPVASVSGLVSHPETTRAGREYLSTFVNGRYVTAGTLREAVLDAYGGQLAPDRYPFAVLFIEVPPDTVDVNVHPRKMEVRYNKPEAVKHQVRSAVEDALREEGILRSSAPRGRSAPEETPIDPTSSIEEVTTADVDVNSTEADESALDEPSTAGPDDVEESPNDTGSSRSTPSTQSPQSELASSSEEAPDTSSDSSAGTTTQSSESTARESKAPESTRPSTLSDSYRTPSTEKSETDTQTSLTGGDASQPTEYDNFPNLRVLGQLHDTYVVTESDDGLILVDQHAADERVNYERLRKQFDGDTTTQVLAEPVEIELTAREAAVFDAYRDAVAQLGFHADLVDDRTVRVTTVPAIVAESVGPTLIRDVLTNFVDDERTAEETVDAVADDLLADMACHPSITGNTSLTEGSVFDLLSALDDCENPWSCPHGRPVLIQIDSEEIDDRFERDYPGHQ from the coding sequence GTGAGCGAGACGCCGACGATCCACGCACTCGACGACGCGACGGTTCGCCGCATCGCCGCCGGCGAGGTGGTCGAACGCCCCGCCAGCGTCGTGAAAGAACTCGTCGAGAACAGCCTCGACGCCGACGCCTCGCGGATCACGGTCGCCGTCGACGGCGGCGGGACGGACGGCATCCGCGTCCGCGACGACGGCGTCGGCATGACCGACGCGGACCTCGAACGCGCTGTCGAGGAACACACTACGAGCAAGATCACCGATAGCGACGACCTCGACGGGGGCGTCGGCACCCTCGGCTTCCGCGGCGAGGCGCTGCACACCATCGGCGCGGTGTCGCGCCTGACGATCCGGAGTCGCCCCCGGGACGGCGGGCGCGGACACGAACTCACCGTCGACGGCGGCGACGCGGGCGACGTTACTCCCTCGGGCTGTCCGCCGGGGACCGCCGTCGAAGTCGAAGACCTGTTCTACAACACGCCGGCGCGAAAGAAGTTCCTCAAGACCGAGGCCACGGAGTTCGATCACGTCAACCGCGTGGTCACGCAGTACGCCCTCGCCAACCCCGACGTGGCGATGGCGCTGGAACACGACGGCCGCGAAGTGTTCGCCACCGAGGGGAGCGGCGACCTCGAATCGACCGTCCTCGCCGTCTACGGCCGCGAGGTGGCGTCGTCGATGGTCGCCGTCGAGGGGGACCCCACGGACGCCCCCGTCGCGTCGGTGTCGGGACTGGTGAGCCACCCCGAAACCACGCGGGCCGGCCGCGAGTACCTCTCCACGTTCGTCAACGGCCGCTATGTCACCGCCGGCACGCTCCGCGAGGCCGTCCTCGACGCCTACGGCGGCCAGCTCGCGCCGGACCGCTACCCCTTCGCCGTCCTCTTCATCGAGGTGCCGCCGGACACCGTCGACGTGAACGTCCACCCCCGCAAGATGGAAGTTAGATACAATAAACCGGAAGCCGTCAAGCATCAAGTCCGTAGCGCCGTGGAAGATGCGCTCCGCGAAGAGGGCATCCTTCGCTCGTCGGCACCGCGCGGGCGAAGCGCCCCCGAGGAAACGCCCATCGATCCGACATCGTCAATCGAGGAAGTGACGACCGCCGACGTTGACGTCAACAGTACGGAAGCCGACGAATCGGCACTGGATGAACCGAGTACGGCCGGTCCCGACGATGTCGAAGAGTCCCCGAATGATACGGGTTCGTCTCGGTCGACGCCTTCGACACAGTCGCCGCAGTCGGAGTTGGCATCGTCATCCGAGGAAGCACCGGACACGTCGTCGGACTCATCGGCAGGGACGACGACACAGTCATCGGAGTCGACGGCACGAGAGTCGAAGGCTCCCGAATCAACACGACCATCCACGCTCTCCGATTCGTATCGGACACCGTCTACCGAGAAATCAGAGACGGATACGCAAACGTCCCTAACCGGCGGCGACGCGTCCCAGCCGACCGAATACGACAACTTCCCCAATCTTCGCGTATTGGGGCAGCTACACGATACGTACGTCGTTACCGAGTCCGACGACGGTCTCATTCTTGTCGACCAGCACGCTGCCGACGAGCGGGTGAACTACGAACGTCTTCGGAAACAATTTGATGGCGACACGACAACCCAAGTGTTGGCGGAACCGGTCGAAATCGAATTAACCGCCCGCGAAGCAGCGGTATTCGACGCCTACAGAGACGCAGTAGCGCAGTTAGGCTTCCATGCCGATCTCGTCGACGACCGAACTGTCCGCGTGACGACCGTGCCCGCCATCGTTGCCGAATCGGTAGGACCGACGCTGATACGCGACGTTCTGACCAACTTCGTCGACGATGAACGAACAGCCGAAGAAACGGTCGACGCAGTGGCCGACGACCTGTTGGCAGATATGGCGTGTCACCCGTCGATTACGGGGAATACGTCGCTGACCGAAGGGTCGGTATTCGACCTCCTGTCAGCGCTCGACGACTGTGAAAATCCGTGGTCGTGTCCACACGGCCGTCCGGTGTTGATTCAGATCGATTCCGAGGAGATTGACGATCGCTTCGAACGTGACTACCCTGGGCACCAATAA
- a CDS encoding phosphate uptake regulator PhoU: MVETRKVQVTGGSTYTVSLPKDWANENDVSAGSEVAFYPEGDSLFMTPRTSEERTEGTLDVGDLEGPELVRAVMTMYVSGFDIIALESQRITTDQRRTIRQATQSLVGLEVLEETRDRMVIRDLLDSSELSINNAVTRMRLIALSMLEDAVAALVELDTDLARDVIQRDDDVDRLWMVVSRIFRATLRSPRAAEELGVTREVCFDYQSAARQLERIADHATKIAHLALEFDDPVPDDVADALEELHDDAAAVTDLAMDALFLEDNEEATRQANEARESVQKIDSHARTIDELLRELDPTRAQLLGLVVDSLSRSADYGGNVAETALQKAAPTP; the protein is encoded by the coding sequence ATGGTCGAGACCCGCAAGGTGCAGGTGACCGGCGGATCGACGTACACGGTGTCGCTTCCGAAAGACTGGGCGAACGAGAACGACGTCTCGGCGGGAAGCGAGGTGGCGTTCTACCCCGAAGGCGACTCCCTCTTCATGACGCCCCGGACGAGCGAAGAGCGGACCGAGGGCACCCTCGACGTGGGTGACCTCGAAGGTCCCGAACTCGTCCGGGCCGTCATGACGATGTACGTCAGCGGCTTCGACATCATCGCCCTCGAAAGCCAGCGCATCACGACCGACCAGCGGCGGACGATCCGCCAGGCGACCCAGAGCCTCGTCGGCCTCGAGGTGCTCGAAGAGACGCGTGACCGCATGGTGATCCGTGACCTGCTCGACTCCTCGGAGCTCTCCATCAACAACGCGGTGACGCGGATGCGCCTCATCGCCCTCTCGATGCTCGAAGACGCGGTCGCGGCGCTGGTCGAACTCGACACCGACCTGGCGCGGGACGTGATCCAGCGCGACGACGACGTCGACCGCCTGTGGATGGTCGTTTCGCGGATCTTCCGCGCGACGCTGCGGAGCCCACGGGCCGCCGAGGAACTCGGCGTCACCCGCGAGGTCTGTTTCGACTACCAGTCGGCGGCGCGACAGCTCGAGCGCATCGCGGACCACGCGACAAAGATTGCCCACCTCGCGCTCGAATTCGACGACCCCGTGCCCGACGACGTGGCCGACGCACTCGAAGAACTCCACGACGACGCCGCCGCGGTGACCGACCTCGCGATGGACGCGCTCTTTCTCGAGGACAACGAGGAGGCCACGCGGCAGGCCAACGAGGCCCGGGAGTCGGTCCAGAAGATCGACAGCCACGCCCGAACCATCGACGAACTCCTCCGGGAACTCGACCCCACGCGGGCACAGCTACTCGGTCTCGTCGTGGACTCGCTGTCACGGAGCGCCGACTACGGTGGCAACGTCGCGGAGACGGCGTTACAGAAAGCAGCGCCGACGCCGTGA
- a CDS encoding DUF5615 family PIN-like protein: MAYRLMLDENVEHEVLHRLENYGHDVEHIDFADELGKGTDDRPIARYSRDTDRIIVTYDDDFVLELDDDDYRAAFYFADATLSAKQVADVVHRVSQVYAQEEVGGLEYVGTEWL, translated from the coding sequence ATGGCGTATCGGCTGATGCTCGACGAGAACGTCGAGCATGAGGTGCTTCACCGACTCGAAAACTACGGCCACGACGTCGAACACATCGACTTTGCGGACGAACTCGGGAAGGGAACCGACGACCGGCCTATCGCTCGGTACTCTCGGGACACCGACCGCATCATCGTCACCTACGACGACGATTTCGTCCTCGAACTCGATGATGACGACTATCGAGCGGCGTTCTACTTCGCCGACGCGACCCTTTCGGCCAAGCAGGTCGCAGACGTGGTCCATCGAGTGTCACAGGTATACGCCCAAGAAGAGGTCGGCGGTCTCGAATACGTCGGGACAGAGTGGCTGTAG
- a CDS encoding PstS family phosphate ABC transporter substrate-binding protein, whose product MTDEPTSGSVSRRKFLAATGSVGAVGLAGCTQSGSGGNGSDDGLSGTIDIAGSSTVFPLATAMAERFQSEHSGVNINLQSTGSGGGFANHFCPGRTDFNNASRPIRPEEEQACADNGVTPVELTVATDALTVIVNNEADWIDCITVEELAEIWAADDPPSTWSEVNDDWPDRELELYGPTDASGTYDYFIESILGEEAGHRQDYSATEQDRTIIQGVEGSEGAIGYLGFAYYSQNSDSVKALGVDDGDGCVEPSLETARAGEYTPLSRPLFTYANQSALAEEHVAEFARFWLENATSQEIVAEEVGYVPLSDDDQAEAMERLESAIENAQG is encoded by the coding sequence ATGACGGACGAACCTACGAGCGGGTCCGTGTCGCGACGAAAGTTCCTGGCGGCGACCGGTTCGGTCGGCGCCGTCGGTCTCGCTGGCTGCACCCAGAGCGGGAGCGGTGGAAACGGGTCCGATGACGGCCTGTCCGGAACCATCGACATCGCCGGCAGTTCGACCGTCTTTCCGCTGGCGACGGCGATGGCCGAGCGGTTCCAGTCCGAACATTCGGGCGTCAATATCAACCTCCAGTCGACGGGATCCGGTGGTGGCTTCGCGAACCACTTCTGTCCCGGCCGCACCGACTTCAACAACGCCTCCCGACCGATTCGCCCCGAGGAGGAGCAGGCCTGTGCCGACAACGGCGTCACCCCCGTCGAACTCACCGTCGCCACCGACGCGCTGACGGTCATCGTCAACAACGAGGCCGACTGGATCGACTGCATCACCGTCGAGGAACTCGCCGAAATCTGGGCGGCGGACGATCCGCCCTCGACCTGGAGCGAGGTGAACGACGACTGGCCCGATCGGGAGCTCGAACTCTACGGGCCGACCGACGCCTCGGGCACGTACGACTACTTCATCGAATCTATCCTCGGCGAGGAGGCCGGTCACCGACAGGACTACTCCGCGACCGAGCAGGACCGCACTATCATTCAGGGCGTCGAGGGCTCCGAGGGCGCCATCGGCTACCTCGGCTTCGCGTACTACTCCCAGAACTCGGACAGCGTGAAAGCACTCGGCGTCGACGACGGTGACGGCTGTGTGGAACCCTCGCTGGAGACCGCCCGTGCGGGCGAGTACACGCCCCTCTCCCGACCACTCTTCACCTACGCCAATCAGTCGGCGCTGGCCGAGGAGCACGTCGCCGAGTTCGCCCGGTTCTGGCTCGAGAACGCGACGAGCCAGGAGATCGTCGCCGAGGAAGTGGGTTATGTCCCCCTCAGCGACGACGACCAGGCCGAAGCGATGGAGCGACTCGAATCGGCGATCGAGAACGCACAGGGCTGA
- a CDS encoding alpha/beta hydrolase codes for MTGRADDLHPEARTILDRIDLPPTHALSVSGAREALRSQLVSEPPDDDLTVRTLSIPGPGGDPTTPLSVRTYTPPGDGHPVLVYFHGGGWVRGDLDTHDGICRLLARAADCVVVSVDYRRAPEHPFPTPVHDAYAATAWAAEHAAIAGGDPGRVAVGGDSAGGNLAAAVTLLAREHGGPSIDHQVLLYPITDHAFDTDSYAENAEGYLLSQASMRWYWARYLADDIDGANPYASPLRARDLSDLPTATVVTAGYDPLRDEGAAYADRLQAAGVSVTHAHYPGMVHVFASFPDLERATDARRRIAADLQATFGDE; via the coding sequence GTGACCGGGCGCGCCGACGACTTGCATCCCGAGGCCCGAACCATCCTCGACCGGATCGACCTTCCGCCGACGCACGCGCTGTCGGTTTCGGGCGCCCGGGAGGCGCTCCGTTCCCAACTGGTGTCGGAGCCACCGGACGACGACCTGACGGTTCGGACCCTCTCGATTCCGGGGCCGGGCGGCGACCCCACGACGCCCCTGTCCGTGCGGACGTACACGCCACCCGGTGACGGCCACCCCGTCCTCGTCTACTTCCACGGCGGCGGCTGGGTGCGGGGCGATCTGGACACCCACGACGGCATCTGTCGCCTCCTCGCGCGGGCGGCCGACTGCGTCGTCGTCTCCGTCGACTACCGACGGGCCCCGGAGCATCCGTTTCCGACGCCGGTCCACGACGCCTACGCCGCAACGGCGTGGGCGGCCGAACACGCCGCCATCGCCGGCGGCGACCCGGGCCGCGTGGCCGTCGGCGGCGACAGCGCCGGTGGGAACCTCGCGGCCGCCGTGACGCTCCTGGCGCGCGAGCACGGCGGGCCATCCATCGACCACCAGGTGCTGCTCTATCCGATCACGGACCACGCGTTCGACACCGACTCCTACGCCGAGAACGCCGAGGGCTACCTGCTCTCGCAGGCGAGCATGCGCTGGTACTGGGCGCGGTATCTCGCCGACGACATCGACGGCGCGAACCCCTACGCGTCGCCGTTGCGGGCGCGGGATCTCTCCGATCTCCCGACGGCGACGGTCGTCACGGCGGGCTACGATCCGCTCCGCGACGAGGGGGCGGCCTACGCCGATCGCCTGCAGGCGGCCGGCGTGTCGGTGACCCACGCCCACTATCCGGGGATGGTCCACGTCTTTGCCTCCTTCCCCGACCTCGAACGGGCGACGGACGCGCGCCGGCGGATCGCGGCCGACCTGCAGGCCACCTTCGGCGACGAGTGA
- a CDS encoding 30S ribosomal protein S8e codes for MKDQGRSTRKRTGGRLRPFRNKKRYQLGREPAETTLGEPRFQTVDARGTETKTRALATNVAHVADGGETVEAEIENVVENPSNINYVRRNIITKGAIIETSEGRARVTSRPGQTGQVNAVLLE; via the coding sequence ATGAAAGATCAGGGACGCTCGACACGCAAGCGTACGGGAGGCCGCCTGCGCCCCTTCCGAAACAAGAAGCGCTACCAGCTCGGCCGCGAGCCGGCCGAAACGACGCTCGGTGAGCCTCGGTTCCAGACCGTCGACGCGCGGGGCACCGAAACGAAGACGCGAGCGCTCGCGACGAACGTCGCCCACGTCGCCGACGGCGGGGAGACGGTCGAAGCCGAAATCGAGAACGTGGTCGAGAACCCCTCGAACATCAACTACGTGCGGCGAAACATCATCACGAAAGGGGCGATCATCGAGACGAGCGAGGGGCGTGCCCGCGTCACCTCCCGACCCGGCCAGACCGGCCAGGTCAACGCCGTTCTGCTGGAGTAA
- a CDS encoding sugar kinase: MTDLVTVGEATLRLSPPRGERIETAGTFDAHVGGPESNVAVATATLGLDAAWLSKLPDTALGRRVIGDLRRHGVRTGVVWTDTGRVSTSFVDRGGPTDSTDVSDREDAAITTTTPDDLPMGAVRDAKTLFVSGATPARSETLLETTETLLDVAGEADTTRAFDTRYDATGLAPATARELYDRLLDRVDVLIIDEADAQAVFDLDSDVVQAGHSLRTRYDCATVVITRRRWEQPTIGLQGEEIYEVPAFETALRDPAGVHDAFVGGFLSGRLRGDDVKEALTEGVATAALKRTIVGDTVVGSRADVAAIRDGRN, translated from the coding sequence GTGACCGATCTCGTGACCGTCGGCGAGGCGACGCTTCGGCTCTCGCCACCGCGCGGCGAGCGCATCGAGACGGCGGGGACGTTCGACGCCCACGTTGGCGGCCCGGAGAGCAACGTCGCCGTCGCGACCGCGACGCTCGGCCTCGACGCCGCCTGGCTGTCGAAACTCCCGGACACGGCGCTCGGCCGACGCGTCATCGGCGACCTGCGCCGTCACGGCGTCCGGACCGGCGTCGTGTGGACCGACACCGGCCGCGTGTCGACATCGTTCGTCGACCGCGGCGGCCCGACCGATTCGACCGATGTCTCCGACCGCGAGGACGCCGCGATCACGACCACGACGCCCGACGACCTCCCGATGGGGGCGGTTCGCGACGCCAAGACGCTGTTCGTCAGCGGAGCGACCCCCGCCCGCTCGGAGACGCTCTTGGAGACGACCGAGACGCTCCTCGACGTGGCCGGCGAGGCCGACACGACGCGAGCGTTCGACACGCGATACGACGCGACGGGACTCGCACCCGCGACCGCCCGTGAGCTGTACGACCGCCTGCTCGATCGGGTCGACGTGCTGATCATCGACGAAGCCGACGCCCAGGCCGTCTTCGACCTCGACAGCGACGTGGTCCAGGCGGGACACAGCCTCCGGACGCGCTACGACTGCGCGACCGTCGTCATCACGCGCCGGCGGTGGGAACAGCCGACGATTGGCCTGCAGGGCGAGGAGATCTACGAGGTGCCGGCCTTCGAAACGGCACTGCGCGATCCGGCCGGCGTCCACGACGCGTTCGTCGGTGGCTTCCTCTCCGGCCGCCTCCGCGGCGACGACGTGAAGGAGGCGTTGACCGAGGGCGTCGCGACGGCGGCGCTCAAACGAACCATCGTCGGCGACACCGTCGTCGGCTCACGCGCAGATGTCGCCGCCATCCGCGACGGACGGAACTGA
- a CDS encoding HAD family hydrolase codes for MEPAAVAFDLDDTLAVTRRDRETLLTESMRAVGAPPRSRDAYLDAHAEHLTARSREPVFERLLDDVDTDADPTDLAAAYRSRINTALEPVPGVEEMLSTLRERYRLGLLTNGPVIAQRSKLRALGWADAFDVALVTGDLDAGKPDASAFTALVDALGTDPAETVFVGDDVTADIQGAADAGLVAVQVGYPDGPSPSSVATVHVDRADLAERLPAIIDAL; via the coding sequence ATGGAACCGGCCGCGGTCGCGTTCGACCTCGACGACACGCTCGCGGTCACGCGCAGGGATCGCGAGACGCTGTTGACGGAGTCGATGCGCGCCGTCGGTGCACCGCCGCGCTCACGGGACGCGTATCTCGACGCCCACGCCGAACATCTGACCGCCCGGAGTCGCGAACCCGTGTTCGAGCGACTGCTCGATGACGTGGACACCGACGCGGACCCCACCGATCTCGCGGCGGCGTACCGCTCACGGATCAACACGGCGCTCGAACCGGTTCCGGGCGTCGAAGAGATGCTCTCGACGCTGCGCGAGCGCTACCGACTCGGTCTGTTGACCAACGGCCCGGTCATCGCCCAGCGGTCGAAGCTCCGCGCCCTGGGCTGGGCGGACGCCTTCGACGTGGCGCTCGTGACGGGTGACCTCGACGCCGGCAAGCCGGACGCCTCGGCCTTCACGGCGCTCGTGGACGCGCTCGGCACCGACCCGGCGGAGACGGTGTTCGTCGGCGACGACGTGACCGCCGACATCCAGGGCGCGGCGGACGCCGGTCTCGTCGCCGTGCAGGTGGGCTATCCGGACGGGCCGTCCCCGAGTTCGGTCGCGACGGTCCACGTCGACCGGGCGGACCTGGCCGAGCGTCTCCCGGCGATTATCGACGCGCTGTGA
- a CDS encoding DUF7113 family protein, with the protein MLLIRGNGGETTLTGTVYERGEQAPSFQGAPDEDAAYVWVCDEFYEVESGGSTTEIDGREIQIAFESPMPRGFDTREQAIEAAKEHLRTQFARVGIPESTVTIEVEKADPID; encoded by the coding sequence ATGCTACTGATTCGCGGCAACGGTGGCGAGACGACGCTCACCGGAACCGTTTACGAGCGGGGCGAGCAGGCCCCGTCCTTCCAGGGGGCGCCCGACGAGGACGCCGCGTACGTCTGGGTCTGTGACGAGTTCTACGAGGTCGAGAGCGGCGGGTCGACCACCGAAATCGACGGCCGCGAGATACAGATCGCCTTCGAATCGCCCATGCCACGCGGGTTCGACACCCGTGAGCAGGCCATCGAGGCGGCGAAAGAACACCTCCGGACCCAGTTCGCCCGCGTCGGCATCCCCGAATCGACGGTGACGATCGAGGTCGAGAAGGCCGATCCGATCGACTGA
- a CDS encoding DNA double-strand break repair nuclease NurA — protein MTLDPVHVDGIADIAGVLASRVDDTDHDDLARTAFEEWLDPLQVDGRTVLEPLGERRLRSVAIDDVALIDPPFPTVHGLDSGTINPTTFKNGLVLDVAHAAMAVTPTDLDLHRARSLVTTVHANDPTLSLDTDWVRRDEGYLRRKILHAPRVNRYAEGVVHALALYLAESSHALEHADAVDDCLLLDGPLYPKELLNWQDRDAELGALTTEAKPRAIVENYVRLVERLLDRDVTIAGFVKNPSAKLVTRTLREKGVDAPWVDDTALFTRLLEPGDTDRLTFTNWFVSRGGSDRTLAADGDALGVDRQHDPETYEVTFFVVYDPRTELCYRIEAPAGLTSDADDRDRLTRQLLRDVATARGPPPVIERADALARIGVDEKAALRRKFEERLDSPFVSTYDDRRWGEEF, from the coding sequence ATGACACTCGATCCGGTCCACGTCGACGGGATCGCGGACATCGCCGGCGTGCTCGCGTCCCGCGTCGACGACACCGACCACGACGACCTGGCGCGGACGGCGTTCGAGGAGTGGCTCGATCCGCTCCAGGTCGACGGCCGGACGGTGCTCGAGCCGCTCGGCGAGCGACGCCTGCGCTCGGTCGCCATCGACGACGTGGCGCTGATCGACCCGCCGTTTCCGACCGTCCACGGCCTCGATTCGGGGACGATCAACCCCACCACGTTCAAAAACGGGTTGGTGCTCGACGTGGCCCACGCCGCGATGGCGGTCACGCCGACCGATCTCGACCTCCACCGCGCGCGAAGCCTCGTCACGACCGTCCACGCCAACGACCCGACCCTCTCGCTGGACACCGACTGGGTGCGCCGCGACGAGGGGTATCTCCGGCGCAAGATCCTGCACGCCCCACGGGTGAACCGCTACGCCGAGGGCGTCGTCCACGCGCTCGCGCTCTATCTCGCCGAGAGTTCTCACGCGCTCGAGCACGCCGACGCCGTCGACGACTGTCTCCTGCTCGACGGGCCACTGTACCCGAAAGAACTGCTCAACTGGCAGGACCGCGACGCCGAACTCGGCGCGCTGACGACCGAGGCCAAACCCCGCGCCATCGTCGAGAACTACGTCCGACTGGTCGAGCGCCTCCTCGACCGAGACGTTACCATCGCCGGCTTCGTCAAGAACCCGTCGGCGAAACTCGTCACCCGGACGCTCCGGGAGAAGGGCGTCGACGCGCCCTGGGTCGACGACACCGCGCTGTTCACGCGCCTGTTGGAACCCGGCGACACCGACCGGCTCACGTTCACCAACTGGTTCGTCTCCCGCGGCGGCTCGGACCGCACCCTCGCCGCGGACGGTGACGCCCTCGGCGTCGACCGACAGCACGACCCTGAGACGTACGAAGTGACGTTTTTCGTCGTCTACGACCCGCGAACCGAACTCTGTTACCGGATCGAAGCCCCGGCGGGACTCACGAGCGACGCGGACGACCGCGACCGGCTCACGCGACAGCTCCTCCGCGACGTGGCGACCGCCCGCGGGCCGCCACCCGTCATCGAACGCGCGGACGCCCTCGCCCGGATCGGCGTCGACGAGAAGGCAGCGCTCAGACGGAAGTTCGAGGAGCGACTGGACTCGCCGTTCGTCAGTACGTACGACGACCGGCGGTGGGGCGAGGAGTTCTGA
- a CDS encoding DUF433 domain-containing protein, whose product MATQTYRIVSSEESSVHDEPHIEGSRITVRYVHERVEERGLRPETVADRHGLDVADVYEALAYFHNNPEEMKQVEERHERAVEEAKRRSTLTPPGE is encoded by the coding sequence ATGGCGACGCAAACATACCGGATCGTGTCGAGCGAGGAGTCGTCGGTCCACGATGAGCCCCACATCGAGGGAAGTCGAATTACCGTCCGGTACGTCCACGAGCGCGTCGAGGAGCGAGGACTTCGTCCGGAGACGGTTGCGGACCGTCACGGCCTCGATGTCGCGGACGTGTACGAGGCGCTGGCCTACTTCCATAACAACCCCGAGGAGATGAAGCAGGTCGAGGAGCGCCACGAGCGGGCCGTCGAGGAAGCCAAACGTCGGTCGACGCTGACGCCTCCCGGGGAATAG